The Salvia splendens isolate huo1 chromosome 21, SspV2, whole genome shotgun sequence genome includes a window with the following:
- the LOC121785200 gene encoding sugar carrier protein C-like, translating to MAGGGFGPGPGPGGKQYPGNLTPYVVVTCIIAAMGGLIFGYDIGISGGVTSMDSFLEKFFPSVYRKQKADDSTNQYCKFDSQTLTMFTSSLYLAALCSSLVASTVTRNLGRKLSMLCGGVLFCVGALINGFAKVVWMLIVGRIFLGFGIGFANQSVPLYLSEMAPYKYRGALNIGFQLSITIGILAANVLNYGFAKIKGGWGWRLSLGGAMVPALIITVGSLILPETPNSMIERGQSEEARSKLKRIRGIDNVDEEFNDLVEASQASSKVEHPWRNILQRKYRPHLTMAIAIPFFQQLTGINVIMFYAPVLFKTIGFGSDAALMSAVITGGVNVIATVVSIYYVDKLGRRFLFIEGGIQMLVCQVCVVIFIAIKFGVDGQPGELPKWYAIVVVLFICIYVAGFAWSWGPLGWLVPSEIFPLEIRSAAQSLNVSVNMVFTFAVAQIFMTMLCHLKFGLFLFFGFFVMVMTVFIYFFLPETKNIPIEEMVVVWKQHWFWSRFMSDVEYGNGSVELKKGGGDTYHKV from the exons ATGGCGGGAGGCGGTTTCGGCCCCGGCCCCGGCCCCGGCGGCAAGCAATACCCTGGCAACCTAACGCCGTACGTTGTGGTCACGTGCATTATCGCAGCCATGGGCGGTCTCATCTTCGGCTACGACATCGGAATCTCTG GTGGAGTGACGTCGATGGATTCGTTTCTGGAGAAATTCTTCCCGTCGGTGTACAGGAAGCAGAAGGCCGACGATTCGACGAATCAGTACTGCAAATTCGACAGCCAGACGCTCACGATGTTCACCTCGTCGCTGTATCTGGCCGCGCTGTGCTCGTCGCTGGTGGCGTCGACGGTGACCAGGAACCTAGGGCGGAAGCTGTCGATGCTCTGCGGAGGCGTGCTCTTCTGCGTCGGCGCGCTCATCAACGGCTTCGCTAAGGTTGTTTGGATGCTCATCGTCGGCCGGATTTTCCTCGGATTCGGAATCGGATTCGCCAATCAG TCTGTGCCACTATACCTCTCTGAAATGGCACCTTACAAATACAGAGGAGCTCTCAACATTGGCTTCCAACTCTCAATCACAATAGGCATCTTAGCAGCCAATGTGCTAAACTACGGGTTCGCCAAGATCAAGGGCGGGTGGGGCTGGCGGCTGAGCTTGGGCGGTGCGATGGTGCCGGCCCTCATCATCACCGTGGGCTCCCTAATCCTCCCGGAGACGCCCAACTCCATGATCGAGCGTGGCCAGAGCGAGGAGGCCCGGTCCAAGCTCAAGAGGATCCGAGGCATAGACAACGTGGACGAGGAGTTCAACGACCTGGTGGAGGCCAGCCAAGCCTCGAGCAAGGTCGAGCACCCGTGGAGGAACATCCTGCAGAGGAAGTACCGCCCCCATTTGACGATGGCCATCGCCATCCCCTTCTTCCAGCAGCTCACCGGCATCAATGTCATCATGTTCTACGCCCCTGTCTTGTTTAAAACTATCGGGTTTGGCAGTGATGCGGCCCTCATGTCGGCTGTGATCACCGGTGGTGTCAACGTTATAGCTACCGTCGTCTCAATTTACTACGTTGATAAGTTAGGGAGGAGATTCCTTTTCATCGAGGGTGGCATCCAAATGCTTGTATGTCAAGTTTGTGTAGTGATTTTCATTGCTATCAAATTTGGCGTGGATGGGCAGCCGGGGGAGCTGCCCAAGTGGTACGCGATCGTGGTGGTGCTCTTCATATGCATCTATGTGGCCGGGTTCGCGTGGTCATGGGGGCCGTTGGGGTGGCTCGTGCCTAGTGAGATCTTCCCCTTGGAGATCCGGTCAGCTGCCCAGAGCCTCAACGTGTCGGTGAACATGGTGTTCACCTTTGCAGTGGCGCAGATCTTCATGACCATGCTTTGCCACTTGAAGTTCGGGCTGTTTTTGTTCTTTGGGTTCTTCGTGATGGTGATGACGGTGTTCATCTACTTCTTCCTCCCGGAGACGAAGAACATTCCGATCGAGGAGATGGTGGTTGTGTGGAAGCAGCATTGGTTCTGGTCTAGGTTTATGAGTGATGTGGAATATGGTAATGGAAGTGTTGAGTTGAAGAAGGGAGGAGGCGATACCTATCATAAAGTATGA